The following coding sequences lie in one uncultured Mailhella sp. genomic window:
- a CDS encoding glutaredoxin family protein, which yields MEAVSGSGALPLIVACVLIGICLLVFFGKEKKKSTEKVRPLSATGVPRGKEEDYRCGVDPCSCGMPVMYTLHTCRHCVRLKDFLDQRGIEHKLIYVDDFEDPARKEIMTTLRSHNPRGSFPTLVVPDGRSVVGFREEAVKALLGLAD from the coding sequence GTGGAAGCTGTTTCGGGTTCAGGCGCGTTGCCCCTCATCGTGGCGTGTGTTCTCATAGGCATCTGTCTGCTGGTCTTCTTCGGCAAGGAGAAGAAGAAATCGACGGAAAAGGTTCGCCCCTTGTCGGCCACGGGGGTTCCCCGCGGCAAGGAGGAGGATTACCGCTGCGGCGTGGATCCGTGCAGCTGCGGCATGCCGGTGATGTACACCCTGCATACCTGCCGTCACTGCGTTCGCCTCAAGGATTTTCTCGATCAGCGGGGCATTGAGCACAAGCTCATCTATGTGGACGACTTTGAAGATCCGGCCAGAAAGGAAATCATGACCACGCTCCGTTCGCACAATCCCCGCGGCTCGTTCCCCACGCTGGTGGTGCCGGACGGCCGCAGCGTGGTAGGTTTTCGCGAAGAGGCCGTCAAGGCGCTGCTGGGCCTTGCGGACTGA
- a CDS encoding peptidylprolyl isomerase codes for MSNPLVLMETSSGDILLELFEDKAPATVANFLRYVDEEFYNNTIFHRVIKDFMIQGGGLGVRMDEKPTHEPVVNEAGNGLSNKRGTLAMARTSEPHSATAQFFINVVDNEELDHRDDTPEGFGYCVFGRVEDGMDVVDKIAKLKVKPQGEHEAVPLDMVVITRVSRFE; via the coding sequence ATGAGCAATCCTCTTGTTCTTATGGAAACTTCCTCCGGCGACATTCTGCTGGAACTTTTTGAAGACAAGGCTCCCGCCACCGTGGCGAACTTTCTGCGCTATGTGGACGAAGAGTTCTACAACAACACCATTTTCCACCGCGTCATCAAGGATTTCATGATTCAGGGCGGCGGACTCGGCGTGCGCATGGACGAAAAGCCCACCCACGAACCCGTGGTCAACGAAGCGGGCAACGGCCTTTCCAACAAGCGCGGCACGCTGGCCATGGCCCGCACTTCGGAACCGCATTCCGCCACGGCGCAGTTCTTCATCAACGTGGTGGACAACGAGGAGCTCGATCACAGGGACGACACTCCCGAAGGATTCGGCTACTGCGTGTTCGGTCGCGTGGAAGACGGCATGGACGTCGTGGACAAGATTGCCAAGCTCAAGGTGAAGCCGCAGGGCGAGCACGAGGCCGTGCCTCTGGACATGGTCGTCATCACCCGCGTCAGTCGTTTTGAATAG
- a CDS encoding asparaginase, translating into MKNILMLATGGTIACEPSEDGLVPRLSGEAMLRHLGRDLPCRADVRELMNLDSSNLQPEDWETMARAVADNYDKYDGFVITHGTDTLAYTAAALHQMLRHLSKPVIITGAQLPLEAEGSDGPRNLKDAFFVACEGEPGVFVVFHGAVIDGGRAKKMHTESFAAYASVNAPLARITPQGVQWKERRPLPREPLELVLGLERMVCVLKLVPGTSPGLLDMLVDAGYRGVIIEGFGAGGVPNDRRGSFLPAIRRAVERGVVIVCASQCVFDGVDLSRYPIGVLAARLGAISGGDKTVETLTVRLMQALRHCGSAQEVRAFMESPL; encoded by the coding sequence ATGAAGAACATTCTCATGCTGGCCACGGGCGGCACCATAGCCTGTGAGCCTTCGGAAGACGGGCTGGTGCCGCGTCTTTCCGGCGAAGCCATGCTGCGACATCTCGGCAGGGATCTGCCCTGCCGGGCGGACGTGCGCGAGCTCATGAATCTCGACAGCAGCAACCTCCAGCCCGAAGACTGGGAAACCATGGCCCGCGCCGTGGCCGACAACTACGACAAGTACGACGGTTTCGTCATCACGCACGGCACGGACACGCTGGCCTACACGGCGGCGGCGCTGCATCAGATGCTGAGGCATTTGTCGAAGCCCGTCATCATCACGGGGGCGCAGCTTCCGCTGGAGGCGGAAGGTTCCGACGGCCCGCGCAATCTGAAGGACGCCTTTTTCGTGGCCTGCGAGGGCGAGCCCGGCGTGTTCGTGGTGTTTCACGGCGCGGTCATCGACGGCGGAAGGGCAAAGAAGATGCACACCGAGAGCTTTGCGGCCTACGCCAGCGTGAACGCGCCGCTTGCGCGCATTACGCCGCAGGGCGTGCAGTGGAAGGAGCGCCGCCCCCTGCCGCGGGAGCCCCTGGAGCTTGTGCTCGGCCTTGAGCGCATGGTCTGCGTGCTCAAGCTCGTGCCGGGCACGTCTCCCGGACTTCTGGACATGCTTGTGGACGCGGGCTATCGGGGCGTCATCATCGAGGGTTTCGGCGCGGGCGGCGTGCCCAACGATCGCCGGGGCAGCTTTCTGCCTGCCATACGCCGCGCCGTGGAAAGGGGCGTGGTCATCGTGTGCGCCTCGCAGTGCGTGTTCGACGGCGTGGATCTTTCCCGGTATCCCATCGGAGTGCTGGCGGCGAGGCTCGGAGCGATTTCCGGAGGCGACAAGACCGTGGAAACCCTGACCGTGCGGCTCATGCAGGCGCTGCGCCACTGCGGCAGCGCGCAGGAGGTGCGCGCCTTCATGGAAAGCCCCCTCTAG
- a CDS encoding YigZ family protein — protein MAVSYKVPDLPLFDAALLTRPGGKEACCVRFEEEIKRSRFITTLARADSRERALSFVESVRREFPDARHHCWAYAAGRPGDTAQVGQSDDGEPHGTAGRPMLAQLLYGGVGELAAVTTRYFGGIKLGTGGLTRAYQNGVKQALLLLPVTEKKVLAQAMVEVDYAHADRFYRLLPRFQARVVEEDFGARGLFTLEMPEDLVEPCREALREATDGASELMPLEEDNG, from the coding sequence ATGGCAGTCTCCTACAAGGTCCCCGATCTGCCGCTGTTCGACGCGGCGCTTTTGACGCGTCCGGGCGGAAAAGAAGCATGTTGCGTGCGCTTTGAAGAGGAGATCAAGCGCAGCCGCTTCATTACCACGCTTGCGCGGGCCGACAGCCGGGAGCGCGCGCTCAGCTTTGTGGAGAGCGTGCGCCGGGAGTTTCCCGACGCGAGGCATCACTGCTGGGCCTACGCCGCGGGGCGTCCGGGCGACACGGCGCAGGTGGGGCAGAGCGACGACGGCGAACCCCACGGCACGGCGGGCCGTCCCATGCTTGCGCAGCTTCTGTACGGGGGCGTAGGCGAGCTTGCGGCCGTGACCACGCGCTATTTCGGGGGGATCAAGCTGGGCACGGGCGGCCTGACGCGCGCGTATCAGAACGGCGTGAAGCAGGCGCTTTTGCTTTTGCCGGTGACGGAAAAAAAGGTGCTCGCGCAGGCGATGGTGGAAGTGGACTACGCCCACGCGGACCGGTTTTACCGGCTGCTGCCGCGCTTTCAGGCGCGCGTGGTGGAGGAGGACTTCGGCGCGCGTGGACTCTTTACCCTGGAGATGCCCGAAGATCTTGTGGAACCCTGCCGCGAGGCGCTCAGAGAAGCGACGGACGGCGCAAGCGAACTCATGCCTCTGGAAGAGGATAACGGATGA
- a CDS encoding rubrerythrin family protein, translating into MSKTYENLMEAFAGESQANRKYLAFAAQAEKEGCKQAAKLFRAAAEAETIHALAHFRNAKEVKSTAENLQAAIAGETHECVNMYPGMILDARNEEEMAVAKYLDMVCKVEGVHAELYKDVSKDPTTEAEDYYICPVCGFISKGKFEGKCPVCGASGDKFYTVK; encoded by the coding sequence ATGAGCAAGACCTATGAAAACCTGATGGAAGCGTTCGCCGGCGAATCTCAGGCCAACCGCAAGTACCTCGCCTTTGCCGCCCAGGCCGAAAAGGAAGGCTGCAAGCAGGCCGCCAAGCTGTTCCGCGCCGCCGCCGAAGCCGAAACCATCCATGCGCTTGCCCATTTCCGCAACGCCAAGGAAGTGAAGAGCACCGCCGAAAACCTTCAGGCCGCCATTGCCGGCGAAACCCATGAATGCGTGAACATGTATCCCGGCATGATCCTCGACGCCAGAAATGAAGAGGAAATGGCCGTGGCCAAGTACCTCGACATGGTCTGCAAGGTGGAAGGCGTTCACGCCGAACTCTACAAGGACGTGTCCAAGGATCCCACCACCGAGGCCGAAGACTACTACATCTGCCCCGTGTGCGGCTTCATCAGCAAGGGCAAGTTTGAAGGCAAGTGCCCCGTGTGCGGCGCTTCCGGCGACAAGTTCTACACCGTGAAGTAA
- a CDS encoding sulfite exporter TauE/SafE family protein has translation MDNDILIIGAAWFIGAFINGLTGMGGALIALPLISLFASSKDAIVVSMISGFLVGLMSLLLYWRYINIKEVLGFWLAALPGIFLGVWTLKIVNIAWLELLLCILLVMHITVQLIQDWLGTCMAPRAVMKYVCGIGAGFFSGSLGVNGPVMAIYASLMCLEKNRARGFFTSATIASFVSLSVLVGNGLVTDHVIHTVSWVAPAAVTGFLCAWPFARRIRQSTFHNALLILLGVAAVSLFFQLLPYFSS, from the coding sequence ATGGACAACGACATTCTCATCATCGGCGCGGCCTGGTTCATCGGCGCGTTCATCAACGGACTCACCGGCATGGGCGGCGCGCTCATCGCTCTGCCGCTCATATCCCTGTTTGCGTCCTCCAAGGATGCCATCGTCGTCAGTATGATCTCCGGCTTTCTCGTCGGACTCATGAGCCTTCTGCTCTACTGGCGCTACATCAATATTAAAGAAGTGCTCGGCTTCTGGCTCGCGGCCCTGCCCGGCATCTTCCTCGGCGTGTGGACGCTCAAAATCGTCAACATCGCCTGGCTGGAACTTCTTCTCTGCATCCTGCTCGTCATGCACATTACCGTGCAGCTCATTCAGGACTGGCTCGGAACCTGCATGGCTCCCAGAGCCGTCATGAAATACGTCTGCGGCATCGGCGCAGGCTTCTTCAGCGGCTCGCTCGGCGTCAACGGCCCCGTCATGGCCATCTACGCCTCTCTCATGTGCCTGGAAAAAAACAGAGCCCGCGGCTTTTTCACCAGCGCCACCATCGCTTCGTTCGTGAGCCTTTCCGTGCTCGTCGGCAACGGTCTCGTCACGGACCACGTCATTCACACCGTCTCCTGGGTGGCTCCCGCCGCCGTTACTGGTTTCCTCTGCGCCTGGCCCTTTGCCAGACGCATCAGGCAGAGCACCTTTCACAACGCCCTGCTCATTCTGCTCGGCGTGGCCGCCGTCTCCCTGTTCTTTCAACTCCTGCCCTATTTCTCCAGCTGA
- a CDS encoding sulfite exporter TauE/SafE family protein — protein MVSDLFIIGAAWFIGAFINGLTGMGGTLIALPLITIFISSKSIILISFIASIMVGLMTLLLYWRYIDVKDVLGFWIPALPGIVIGVWTLKIVDVELLELLLCIIIVLHITVQLIQDWLGTCMAPRAAMKYICGFIAGFFGGSIGINGPIMAMYASLMCLDKNKARGFFTSSTVASLVSLGIVISNGLITEDIVRASSWVAPAAVLGFLCACPLAKRIRQETFHNALLILLGVAAVSLFMRVLPYLTR, from the coding sequence ATGGTCAGCGATCTGTTCATCATCGGCGCAGCGTGGTTCATCGGCGCATTCATCAACGGTCTCACGGGCATGGGCGGCACGCTCATCGCCCTGCCGCTCATCACGATATTCATTTCATCCAAAAGCATCATTCTCATCAGCTTCATCGCCAGCATCATGGTCGGCCTGATGACTCTGCTGCTCTACTGGCGCTACATCGACGTCAAGGACGTGCTCGGTTTCTGGATTCCCGCCCTGCCGGGCATCGTCATCGGCGTATGGACGCTCAAAATCGTGGATGTCGAGCTTCTGGAACTTCTGCTGTGCATCATCATCGTGCTGCACATCACCGTGCAGCTCATTCAGGACTGGCTCGGCACATGCATGGCCCCAAGAGCCGCCATGAAATACATCTGCGGCTTCATTGCGGGATTCTTTGGCGGCTCCATCGGCATCAACGGTCCCATCATGGCCATGTACGCCTCGCTCATGTGTCTGGACAAAAACAAGGCCCGCGGCTTTTTCACCTCGTCCACCGTGGCTTCGCTCGTCAGTCTCGGCATCGTCATCAGCAACGGACTCATCACCGAAGACATCGTCCGCGCCTCGTCCTGGGTGGCTCCGGCCGCCGTGCTCGGCTTTCTGTGCGCCTGTCCGCTCGCCAAACGCATCCGGCAGGAAACCTTCCACAACGCTCTGCTCATTCTGCTCGGCGTGGCCGCCGTCTCGCTGTTCATGCGCGTGCTGCCCTACCTCACGCGCTGA
- the nadB gene encoding L-aspartate oxidase, which produces MNALRYRSQVLVIGSGLAGCAAALTMADKGFDVHLLMPTEELDGGNSIMAQGGIVFSTDPEDQKSLEHDMFVAGHDYNYDEAVRFLAEHGGEAVQSMLIDKLHVPFDRNASGKWDMTLEGGHAVPRIAHCADYTGRSIIEHIHAAVAAHPNITVLGGRSAVDLVTTEHHACSTACHYQLTNRCLGAYAFNEATQEVELHLAENTVLATGGVGQVYLYSTNNPWATGSGISMAHRAGVRLANMEFMQFHPTGLFNHAQQIPLLTEALRGEGAHVVNSNGERFVSRYDPRGDLAPRDVVSQAIVSEMLATGENHMLLDCSTLDCDVTRRFPTVFESCQKIGIDMRTQPLPIVPVAHYFCGGILVDLRGRTTLDRLYAVGECSCTGIHGANRLASTSLLEALLWGISAGNDIAARLDSEHFDTGIFAEIADWKHPGNEHNDDPALIAQDWATIRHIMWNYVGIIRTESRLRRAFADLRDLSSHLHDFYKHTPLTQSLVHLFHGCQTAYLITQAALRNKQSLGCHYRKD; this is translated from the coding sequence ATGAATGCATTACGTTATCGTTCTCAGGTACTTGTCATAGGCTCGGGCCTCGCCGGGTGCGCGGCCGCGCTCACCATGGCCGACAAGGGATTCGACGTGCATCTCCTCATGCCTACCGAGGAGCTGGACGGCGGCAATTCCATCATGGCTCAGGGCGGCATCGTGTTCTCCACCGATCCGGAAGATCAGAAATCCCTTGAGCACGACATGTTCGTGGCCGGTCACGACTACAACTACGACGAAGCCGTGCGCTTTCTCGCCGAACACGGCGGCGAGGCCGTGCAGAGCATGCTCATCGACAAGCTCCACGTGCCCTTCGACCGCAACGCCTCCGGCAAGTGGGACATGACCCTCGAAGGCGGGCACGCCGTGCCCCGCATCGCCCACTGCGCGGACTACACGGGCCGCAGCATCATCGAGCACATTCACGCCGCCGTGGCCGCTCATCCGAACATCACCGTGCTCGGCGGCCGCTCCGCCGTGGACCTCGTGACCACCGAACATCACGCCTGCTCCACGGCCTGCCACTATCAGCTCACCAACCGCTGCCTCGGCGCCTACGCCTTCAACGAGGCCACGCAGGAAGTGGAACTTCATCTCGCCGAAAACACCGTGCTCGCCACGGGCGGCGTGGGACAGGTGTATCTGTATTCCACGAACAATCCGTGGGCCACGGGTTCGGGCATCAGCATGGCGCACCGCGCGGGCGTGCGTCTGGCCAACATGGAATTCATGCAGTTCCATCCCACGGGTCTGTTCAATCACGCGCAGCAGATTCCCCTGCTTACCGAGGCCCTGCGCGGCGAGGGCGCGCACGTGGTGAACAGCAACGGCGAGCGCTTCGTGAGCCGCTACGATCCCCGCGGCGATCTCGCGCCCCGCGACGTGGTTTCTCAGGCCATCGTGAGCGAAATGCTGGCCACCGGTGAGAATCATATGCTGCTCGACTGCTCCACCCTCGACTGCGACGTAACCCGCCGCTTCCCCACGGTGTTCGAGAGCTGCCAGAAAATCGGCATAGACATGCGCACGCAGCCCCTGCCCATCGTGCCCGTGGCGCATTACTTCTGCGGCGGCATTCTGGTGGATCTGCGCGGCAGAACAACGCTCGACAGACTCTACGCCGTGGGCGAATGCAGCTGCACTGGCATTCACGGCGCCAACCGCCTGGCCAGCACTTCGCTGCTGGAAGCCCTGCTCTGGGGCATTTCCGCCGGCAACGACATCGCCGCGCGTCTGGATTCCGAGCATTTCGACACGGGTATCTTTGCCGAAATCGCCGACTGGAAGCATCCCGGCAACGAGCACAACGACGATCCCGCGCTCATCGCACAGGACTGGGCCACCATACGCCACATCATGTGGAACTATGTGGGCATCATTCGCACCGAAAGCAGGCTGCGCCGCGCTTTTGCCGATCTGCGCGATCTGTCCAGCCACCTGCACGACTTCTACAAGCATACTCCGCTCACGCAGTCGCTGGTGCATCTGTTCCACGGCTGCCAGACGGCCTACCTCATTACCCAGGCCGCACTGCGCAACAAGCAGAGTCTGGGTTGCCACTACCGCAAGGATTAG
- the nadA gene encoding quinolinate synthase NadA has protein sequence MDNKAYVPGSTDSRIEELRKRFGDDLVILGHHYQSDEVVRHVDIVGDSLELARRIPDIEARNIVFCGVYFMAESACLLARPGQRVFLPDHEADCAMARMARAEDVERALERLTASGRRVVPLAYVNSSLAVKAVVGRFGGAVCTSSNAKVMLEWALRQGDAVLFLPDRNLGRNTARTLGIPAKEQCLLDLSRDNLDSDEARSARLLLWPGCCPIHESLMKPDMVDAFHSHFPGCRVLVHPECSPEVVERCDGAGSTAYLIKEAEKAAAEGKESALCIGTEFHLVRRLMEKYADRINIIPLAQATCADMEKVTAERLLATLEGLDEGRGEVFVDEALKAPARESLVRMLEVCR, from the coding sequence ATGGATAACAAGGCATACGTTCCGGGCTCGACCGATTCCCGCATCGAAGAGCTCAGGAAGCGTTTCGGCGACGATCTCGTCATTCTCGGACACCATTATCAGTCCGACGAGGTGGTCCGTCACGTGGACATCGTGGGCGACTCGCTGGAGCTGGCCCGCCGCATTCCCGACATCGAAGCCCGCAACATCGTGTTCTGCGGGGTGTACTTCATGGCGGAATCCGCCTGTCTGCTGGCCCGGCCCGGGCAGCGCGTGTTCCTGCCCGATCACGAGGCCGACTGCGCCATGGCCCGCATGGCCCGCGCCGAAGACGTGGAACGCGCCCTCGAAAGACTGACGGCTTCCGGCAGACGCGTGGTTCCGCTGGCGTACGTGAATTCCTCGCTGGCGGTGAAGGCCGTGGTGGGACGCTTCGGCGGTGCGGTGTGCACCTCTTCCAACGCGAAGGTCATGCTGGAATGGGCCCTCAGACAGGGCGACGCCGTGCTCTTTCTGCCCGACCGCAACCTCGGCCGCAACACCGCGCGCACGCTCGGCATTCCCGCAAAAGAGCAGTGCCTGCTCGATCTTTCCCGCGACAACCTCGACAGCGATGAGGCCCGCTCGGCCCGGCTGCTGCTCTGGCCCGGCTGCTGCCCCATTCACGAATCGCTCATGAAGCCCGACATGGTGGATGCCTTCCACAGTCACTTCCCGGGCTGCCGCGTGCTCGTGCATCCCGAATGCTCTCCCGAAGTGGTGGAGCGCTGCGACGGCGCAGGTTCCACCGCCTACCTCATCAAGGAAGCCGAAAAGGCCGCCGCCGAAGGAAAGGAATCCGCCCTGTGCATCGGCACGGAATTCCATCTGGTGCGCCGACTCATGGAAAAATACGCCGACCGCATCAACATCATACCTCTCGCACAGGCCACCTGCGCCGATATGGAAAAGGTGACCGCCGAAAGACTGCTGGCCACCCTGGAAGGGCTGGACGAAGGCAGGGGCGAAGTTTTTGTGGACGAAGCCCTCAAGGCTCCGGCCCGCGAGTCACTGGTACGCATGCTTGAGGTCTGCCGCTAG
- the nadC gene encoding carboxylating nicotinate-nucleotide diphosphorylase, translating into MSKDAIEYHARAAGASSNMSGQGFAALHVDPPFVIPADTAAALSETACAFAADLICLALEEDGPDLTSLGIFPPEEEARAYIVAKQRTLVVGLPLISLVLSVIGMDPASWSAEVEEGSLVENGTVVARLHGNTIQLLKAERVILNLMTHLSGVADLTRAYVEKLEGTGVRLLDTRKTLPGHRYLEKYAVRMAGGCNHRMNLADMLMIKDNHIDAAGSITGAVEALRNRYNPCPPIEVECRNEAEVREAVACRPERILLDNMGPQQLAEVLPLIPRDIEAEISGGVTLDTIRELALSCRERPADFISVGRITHSAPSADFSMKMERGNR; encoded by the coding sequence ATGTCCAAAGACGCTATTGAATATCATGCCCGGGCCGCAGGAGCAAGCTCCAATATGAGCGGACAGGGCTTTGCTGCGCTTCATGTGGATCCTCCCTTCGTCATTCCCGCCGACACCGCGGCGGCGCTTTCCGAGACGGCCTGCGCCTTTGCCGCCGATCTCATCTGTCTGGCGCTTGAGGAAGACGGTCCCGATCTGACGAGTCTCGGCATCTTTCCGCCGGAAGAAGAGGCGCGGGCCTACATCGTGGCCAAGCAGCGCACTCTTGTGGTGGGATTGCCGCTCATCAGTCTGGTGCTTTCCGTCATCGGCATGGATCCCGCGTCGTGGAGCGCCGAGGTCGAGGAAGGCAGTCTCGTGGAAAACGGCACCGTGGTGGCGCGCCTGCACGGCAACACCATTCAGCTGCTCAAGGCCGAGCGCGTGATCCTCAACCTGATGACGCATCTTTCCGGCGTGGCCGATCTCACCCGCGCCTACGTGGAAAAGCTCGAAGGCACGGGCGTGCGCCTGCTCGACACGCGCAAAACCCTGCCCGGACACCGGTATCTGGAAAAATACGCGGTCCGCATGGCGGGAGGCTGCAACCATCGCATGAACCTTGCCGACATGCTGATGATCAAGGACAATCACATCGACGCGGCAGGCTCCATCACGGGAGCCGTGGAAGCGCTGCGCAACCGCTACAATCCCTGTCCGCCCATCGAGGTGGAGTGCCGCAACGAGGCCGAAGTGCGCGAAGCGGTGGCCTGCCGCCCGGAGCGCATTCTGCTCGACAACATGGGGCCGCAGCAGCTTGCCGAAGTGCTTCCCCTGATTCCGCGCGACATTGAGGCCGAGATAAGCGGCGGCGTAACGCTGGACACCATTCGGGAACTGGCGCTCTCCTGCCGCGAGCGCCCGGCGGATTTCATTTCCGTGGGCCGCATCACCCATTCCGCGCCTTCGGCTGACTTCAGCATGAAGATGGAGCGCGGCAACCGCTGA
- the mgtE gene encoding magnesium transporter, giving the protein MSAAEAQSATPAASAPAGDAANRASESSEDEEDLSQYETSAKEAGLEACGSDIDSDDFVHPADRAEHLEQLPLNKQLCVLTHLSTEEAAEALAELDEEVAGDVLENMDADDAARLIAEMDPDDAVDILDEVEEGHRDILLSNLPADDAEELRMLLSFDPDTAAGVMNTDIIMVSSSSTVDEAIMLIRSELEEKEMPYYVYVVDSQETLEGVISLRDLMLARPGTLLTNMVNKQDVISVQYDTDKAEVARLLGHYNFLCLPVVDREEHLMGVVTHDDVLDIIQDEASSDMLGMVGAGQDENVDTPWTRSVRIRLPWLVINMCTSSLSAFIVSLFEGSIAQMALLAVLMPMVANQAGNTGQQALAVMIRQLATESFDARRSWGAVFRESKIGLGTGIFMALLAYVGVMFLSHNSMLATVMGIALLLDMLLGAIAGGAIPLILRALGRDPAQASSIFLTALTDSGGFFIFLGLATTFLL; this is encoded by the coding sequence ATTTCCGCTGCCGAGGCGCAAAGTGCCACTCCCGCCGCATCCGCCCCGGCCGGCGACGCCGCAAACAGGGCGTCTGAATCGTCCGAAGACGAGGAAGACCTCTCGCAATACGAAACCAGCGCGAAGGAAGCCGGTCTCGAAGCCTGCGGAAGCGACATCGACAGCGACGACTTCGTGCATCCCGCCGACCGCGCGGAACACCTGGAACAGCTGCCCCTGAACAAGCAGCTTTGCGTGCTCACGCACCTTTCCACCGAGGAGGCGGCCGAAGCGCTCGCCGAACTCGACGAGGAAGTGGCCGGCGACGTTCTGGAAAACATGGACGCCGACGACGCGGCCCGGCTCATTGCGGAAATGGATCCCGACGACGCCGTGGACATTCTCGACGAGGTGGAAGAAGGGCACCGCGACATACTGCTGAGCAACCTGCCCGCCGACGACGCCGAAGAGCTGCGCATGCTGCTGAGCTTCGACCCCGACACCGCGGCGGGCGTGATGAACACGGACATCATCATGGTGTCGTCGAGCTCCACGGTGGATGAGGCCATCATGCTCATCCGCAGCGAGCTGGAAGAAAAAGAAATGCCCTACTACGTGTACGTGGTGGACAGTCAGGAAACGCTTGAAGGCGTGATTTCCCTGCGCGATCTCATGCTGGCGCGGCCCGGCACGCTGCTCACGAACATGGTGAACAAGCAGGACGTCATTTCCGTGCAGTACGACACCGACAAGGCGGAAGTGGCGCGTCTGCTCGGTCACTACAACTTTCTGTGCCTGCCCGTGGTGGACCGGGAGGAACACCTCATGGGCGTGGTCACGCACGACGACGTGCTCGACATCATTCAGGACGAGGCGAGTTCCGACATGCTGGGCATGGTGGGCGCCGGTCAGGACGAAAACGTGGATACGCCCTGGACGCGTTCGGTGCGCATCCGCCTGCCGTGGCTCGTCATCAACATGTGCACGTCGTCGCTGTCGGCGTTCATCGTGTCGCTGTTCGAGGGTTCCATCGCGCAGATGGCCCTGCTCGCCGTGCTCATGCCCATGGTGGCCAATCAGGCGGGCAACACGGGGCAGCAGGCGCTTGCCGTCATGATCCGCCAGCTCGCCACGGAAAGTTTCGACGCCCGCCGTTCCTGGGGCGCGGTGTTCCGCGAGAGCAAAATCGGCCTCGGCACAGGCATCTTCATGGCGCTGCTGGCCTATGTGGGCGTCATGTTTCTGAGTCACAACAGCATGCTTGCCACGGTCATGGGCATTGCGCTTCTGCTCGACATGCTGCTCGGAGCCATTGCGGGCGGCGCCATTCCGCTCATTCTGCGCGCCCTCGGCCGCGATCCGGCGCAGGCGTCCAGCATTTTCCTCACCGCCCTTACCGACTCCGGCGGCTTCTTCATCTTCCTCGGACTGGCCACGACGTTTCTTTTGTAG
- a CDS encoding hydrogenase maturation protease: protein MGILVIGMGNILKGDDGLGVYALRRLAEEGVEGAELLELGTSLSDCFSLLEGYERVVALDAVSAGGEPGSLYWLSEERFARMRGSSLSLHEGDLLDALDLAALRGRKPELRVAGMEPLEWGNWSMELSPPVLAAMPEYLVMIRTRLREMIGA, encoded by the coding sequence ATGGGCATTCTGGTGATCGGCATGGGAAATATTCTGAAGGGGGACGACGGCCTCGGCGTTTATGCGCTGCGGCGTCTGGCGGAAGAAGGCGTCGAGGGGGCGGAACTGCTGGAGCTCGGCACCTCGCTGTCGGACTGCTTTTCCCTGCTGGAGGGCTACGAGCGCGTGGTCGCTCTGGACGCCGTGTCTGCGGGCGGCGAGCCCGGAAGTCTCTACTGGCTTTCCGAGGAGCGTTTTGCGCGGATGCGCGGCAGCAGCCTGAGTCTGCACGAAGGCGACCTTCTGGACGCCCTCGACCTTGCCGCGCTCCGAGGCAGGAAACCCGAGCTTCGCGTGGCGGGCATGGAGCCTCTTGAATGGGGAAACTGGAGCATGGAGCTTTCGCCGCCCGTGCTGGCCGCCATGCCCGAATATCTTGTCATGATCCGAACCCGCCTGCGAGAGATGATCGGGGCGTGA